In Chlorocebus sabaeus isolate Y175 chromosome 19, mChlSab1.0.hap1, whole genome shotgun sequence, a single genomic region encodes these proteins:
- the SEC14L6 gene encoding putative SEC14-like protein 6 isoform X2: MLRKHMEFRKQQDLASILAWQPPEVVRLYNTNGICGHDGEGSPVWYHIMGSLDPKGLLLLASKQELLRDSFRRCELLLRECKLQSQKLGKKVEKIIAVFDLEGLGLRHLWKPGIELLQEFFSALEANYPEILNYSVPVSAPKLFAVTFNLVESYMSEETRRKVVILGDNWKQELTKFISPDQLPVEFGRTMTDPDGNPKCLTKINCGGEVPKSYYLCNQVRLQYEHTVSVGRGSSLQVENEILFPGCVLRCPEV; encoded by the exons ATGCTGCGGAAG CATATGGAGTTCCGGAAGCAACAAGATCTGGCCAGCATCCTTGCCTGGCAGCCCCCAGAG GTGGTCAGGCTGTACAACACCAATGGCATATGCGGCCACGACGGTGAGGGCAGCCCTGTCTGGTACCACATCATGGGAAGCCTGGACCCCAAGGGCCTCTTGCTCTTGGCCTCCAAACAGGAATTGCTCAGAGACAGCTTCCGGCGCTGTGAGCTGCTCCTGCGGGAGTGTAAGCTGCAGAGTCAGAAG CTGGGGAAGAAGGTGGAGAAAATCATAGCTGTTTTTGATCTTGAGGGGCTGGGCCTGAGGCATCTGTGGAAGCCAGGAATAGAGCTTCTCCAGGAG TTTTTCTCAGCACTTGAGGCAAATTACCCTGAGATCTTGAATTA TTCTGTGCCTGTTTCAGCCCCCAAGCTATTCGCCGTAACCTTCAACCTGGTCGAGTCTTACATGAGTGAAGAGACACGCAGGAAGGTGGTGATTCTGGGAG ACAACTGGAAGCAGGAGCTGACAAAATTCATCAGCCCCGACCAGCTGCCCGTGGAGTTTGGAAGGACCATGACTGACCCCGATGGCAACCCCAAGTGCCTGACCAAG ATCAACTGTGGGGGTGAGGTGCCCAAGAGCTACTACTTGTGCAATCAGGTGAGGCTGCAGTATGAGCACACAGTGTCTGTGGGCCGCGGCTCCTCCCTGCAGGTGGAGAACGAGATCCTGTTCCCAGGCTGTGTGCTCAG ATGTCCTGAGGTTTGA
- the SEC14L6 gene encoding putative SEC14-like protein 6 isoform X1, which translates to MLRKHMEFRKQQDLASILAWQPPEVVRLYNTNGICGHDGEGSPVWYHIMGSLDPKGLLLLASKQELLRDSFRRCELLLRECKLQSQKLGKKVEKIIAVFDLEGLGLRHLWKPGIELLQEFFSALEANYPEILNYSVPVSAPKLFAVTFNLVESYMSEETRRKVVILGDNWKQELTKFISPDQLPVEFGRTMTDPDGNPKCLTKINCGGEVPKSYYLCNQVRLQYEHTVSVGRGSSLQVENEILFPGCVLRWQFASDCGDIGFGVFLKTKMGEWQKARGMMEVLPSQHYNAHLVPEDGSITCLKAGSYVLRFDNTYSLVHCKRISYTVEVLLPDQTFMEKMEKF; encoded by the exons ATGCTGCGGAAG CATATGGAGTTCCGGAAGCAACAAGATCTGGCCAGCATCCTTGCCTGGCAGCCCCCAGAG GTGGTCAGGCTGTACAACACCAATGGCATATGCGGCCACGACGGTGAGGGCAGCCCTGTCTGGTACCACATCATGGGAAGCCTGGACCCCAAGGGCCTCTTGCTCTTGGCCTCCAAACAGGAATTGCTCAGAGACAGCTTCCGGCGCTGTGAGCTGCTCCTGCGGGAGTGTAAGCTGCAGAGTCAGAAG CTGGGGAAGAAGGTGGAGAAAATCATAGCTGTTTTTGATCTTGAGGGGCTGGGCCTGAGGCATCTGTGGAAGCCAGGAATAGAGCTTCTCCAGGAG TTTTTCTCAGCACTTGAGGCAAATTACCCTGAGATCTTGAATTA TTCTGTGCCTGTTTCAGCCCCCAAGCTATTCGCCGTAACCTTCAACCTGGTCGAGTCTTACATGAGTGAAGAGACACGCAGGAAGGTGGTGATTCTGGGAG ACAACTGGAAGCAGGAGCTGACAAAATTCATCAGCCCCGACCAGCTGCCCGTGGAGTTTGGAAGGACCATGACTGACCCCGATGGCAACCCCAAGTGCCTGACCAAG ATCAACTGTGGGGGTGAGGTGCCCAAGAGCTACTACTTGTGCAATCAGGTGAGGCTGCAGTATGAGCACACAGTGTCTGTGGGCCGCGGCTCCTCCCTGCAGGTGGAGAACGAGATCCTGTTCCCAGGCTGTGTGCTCAG GTGGCAGTTCGCATCGGATTGCGGGGACATCGGCTTTGGGGTTTTCCTGAAGACCAAGATGGGGGAGTGGCAGAAGGCTAGGGGGATGATGGAGGTGCTGCCCAGCCAGCACTACAACGCCCACCTGGTGCCCGAGGACGGGAGCATCACCTGCCTCAAGGCCGGCAGCT ATGTCCTGAGGTTTGACAACACCTACAGCCTGGTTCATTGTAAACGCATCAGCTACACCGTGGAGGTACTGCTCCCAGACCAAACCTTCATGGAGAAGATGGAGAAATTCTAG